Sequence from the Aromatoleum petrolei genome:
TCTGCTGGATGCCCGCGCGGAAGCGGGCCGGAAGAATGAGTGAAAGGGTGACGACGCCTCGAGCCCGTCGAAGGTCAGTGGCCGGGCTTCGGCCGGCGTCGCCTGAAGGGTAATTGTTTGCCGGCTCAACTGGTGGCGAGTTCCGCCCGCCGCGGCATGTCCGCGCCCCGGCGCGAGCAGGTGATCGCTGCGGCCCGGGCGGCGAAGGTGAGGAGGCGGGCGAGCTCGTGAGCGTCCATCGCCGTGAGCGCATCCGGGTTCAAGCGGCCAGTCTCGGCGAGGTACGTCAGCATCGACGACTGGAAAGTGTCGCCGGCGCCCACCGTATCCACGGTCGTGATGCGCGGGGCCGCCACGTTGGCGCGACCGTTGGCGTTCCACGCGCTCGCGCCGTCCGCGCCGCGCGTTACCACGACGAGCCTCGCGCCGGCCGCGAGCCAGCGCCGCGCGAGCGCCGCCTCGTCGGTTTCACCGTAGAGCAGGCGCACGTCCTCGTCGCTGATCTTCACCAGATGCGCGAGGCCCGCCAGCGTGTCGGCGCGCTCGCGCCAGCGTTCGAGCGACGGCTCGACGTTGAGCCGCACGTTCGGGTCGTAGGCGACGAGGCGGCGGTCGCGCTCCCGCCGCACGAGGGTTTCGAGCGCGCTCGCGACCGGTTCGACGACGGTCGCGTACGAGCCGAGATGGATTGCCGCGACCTCGGGGGCGAGCTCGGGGAGCTGCGCCGCCGAGAGCAGCCGGTCGGCCGCGCCGTTGCCGTAGAACGCATAGTGCGGCACGCCCGCCGCGTCGAGTTCGATCATGCCGAGCGTGGTCGGCGCGTCGAAACGCGGGCAGGGGCGGGTGTCCACCCCTTCGCGTGTCAGGACCCGCGCGAGGCGGTCGCCGAGCATGTCCTTCGCCAGCCCGCTGAGGAAGGCCACCGGCTGGCCGAGCCGCGCCAGCCCGATGGCGACGTTGAAGGGCGAGCCGCCGGGGCGCGCGTCGAGATGCAGGGCGTTGTCGGTCTCGCTACCGATGAAGACGTCGAACAGGGCTTCGCCGCAGACCAGGAACATGATGGAGAACCGTCTCGTTGGGGTTTGTGGGGTGAAGAGGGGCGTCAGCGCGGCGACGACCAGCCCTTGTAGCTGCCGATGGTGTCGCGCGTGACCAGCGTCGAGGGGATCAGCACCATCGGGCTCGCCGGCTTCTTGCCGTTGAGGATGTCGTTGCCGATCACCACCGCCTGCTGCGCCATCAACCACGGATCCTGGCTCGCCGAGGCCTCGACCTGGGTGTCGTTCTTCAGCGCCGTCTCGATGTCCGGTGCGCCGTCGACCGAGGTGATCACGATGCCCTTGCGCTTCAGTTGGCGCGCGGCGAGATCGGTGCCGATGGCCTGCGGGTCGTTGATCGTGAACACGGCGTCGAGCTTCTGGAAGCGCGTCAGGTGGCCGAGCATGACGTTCATGCCGCCCTCGCGCGAGCCCTTGCCGTCCTGGTCGTCGGAGAGCACCTTGATGCCCGATGCGGCGCCGAGCACTTCCTTGCAGCCCTTCACGCGGTCGACCACGGCGGACACCTGCGGCCCGTTCTGGATCACGACGTTGCCCTTGCCGCCGAGCTTCTTCACGATGTGTTCGCACGCGAGGCGCCCGGCCTGCACGTTGTCGGTCTGCACCGTCGCGTCGGCGCCGGCGGCGGCGACGTCCACCGCGACGACGGTGATGCCGGCCTTCTGCGCCTTCTTCACCGCGGGCTCGATCGCCTTCGCGTCGGCGGCGTTGAGCAGGATCAGATCCACGCCGGCCGAGATGAAGTTGTCGATCTGCGTGAACTGCTTGTTCAGGTCGTAGTCGGCCGACGCGGTGATGACTTTCGCGTTCGGGTACATCTCCTTCACCTTCGCCTCGGCGCCCTTGGCGATTGTCACGAAGAAGGGGTTTCCGAGCGAGCCGACGGTGACGCCGACCGACTTGATCTCGCGCGCCTGGGCGATGCCGGCGGCGCAGGCCAGCGCGACGCCGGCGACGAGTGCTTTGCGAACGAACATTTGGGTGTCTCCTGATACCGGTCTTGTTCTGGCCGCGGCCCGGGACCGGAATCCGGGCCGCAGCGTGATGGGAATACGGGGAAGGGGTGTGCGGCGTTCAGGTCCGCGCGCCGCTCTGGCGGTAGCGGTCCAGCGCCACGGCGCCGATGATCACGAGGCCCTTGATGATGTATTGCCAGATGTCCGACACGCCCAGCAGCACGAGGCCGTTGGTCAGCACCGCGATGATCAGCGCGCCGATCAGGGTGCCGACGATCGAGCCGACGCCGCCGACGAAGCTCGTGCCGCCGAGGATCACCGCCGCGATCGCATCGAGCTCGTAGGACTGGCCGAGTTGCAGGCCGTTGGCGGCGAGGAGACGCGCCGAGGTCATCACCGCGCCGAGGCCGGCGAGCAGGCCCGACATCGCATAGACGAAGAGCAGCACCTTCCACACCTTGATGCCCGACAGGCGCGCCGCTTCCGGGTTGCTGCCGACCGAGTAGATGTGCAGGCCCAGCACTGTGCGGCGCAGGATGAACCACGAGCCGACGATCACCGCAACGGCGATCCACACCAGCCAGGGCACGCCCAGCAGGTTGTCGTTGCCGATGAAGGCGAAGGGCAGGTCGGGGTTGAACACGGTCTGGTCGTCGCCGAGCAAACGGGCGATGCCGCGCACCGCGGTGAGCGCACCGAGCGTGACGATGAAGGGCGGCAGCTTCGCGAAGGCGACGAGACCGCCGTTGATGAGCCCGAACACGAGCCCCACGAGCAGGCCCGCCGCGACGCCGAGCAGGCCGCCGCCGGGCAAGGTGGACGCCATCACCGACACCACGGCGGCCGCTGCGAGGATGGCGCCCACCGACAGGTCGATGCCGGCGGTGAGGATCACGAAGGTCATGCCCGCCGCCAGCACGATGTTGATCGACGCCTGCTGCGCGACGATCGACAGGTTCTGCGTCGTGAGGAAGCCTTCCGCGAGGATGCCGAAGCCCGCGGCCAGCAGGATTAGCACCGGCAGCATGCCGACGGCGCGCATCACGGCCTGGAAGCGCTCGCGCGGGGTCGCCTGCACGGGCGCGCGCGGCGAACCGGCGAGGCTGTTGGGGGCAGTGGTGGCGGTGGCCGGGGTGTTGCTCATTGTCTTCTCCATGATGTGTCGCTCCTGCTCTTGTGCGCGGGGCCGCTCAGGCGGCCTGCGGCAGGGTCTGTGGGGTGGCGCCGGTGGCCAGTTCGATGATGGCTTCCTGCGTGATCGGTGCGCCCGAGTAGCCGCCGAGTTCGCCGACCACTTCGCCTTCGCGCATCACCAGCACGCGGTCGGCAGTGCCGACGACCTCGGGCAGCTCGCTCGAAATCACGATCACGCCGACGCCGCGGTTCGCGAGGTCGTTGATGATCCGGTAGATCTCCGACTTCGCCCCGATGTCGACGCCGCGGGTCGGTTCGTCGAGGATCAGCACGCGCGGCTTGATCTCCAGCAGGCGCGACAACAGCACCTTCTGCTGGTTGCCGCCGGACAGCGCGCCGACATTCACACGCGAGTTCGGCACGCGGATCGCGAGGTCGCGGATCGCCGCCTTCGCCCGCTCGCGCGCCTTCGCAAGGTTCAGCACACCGCCGGTACGGGCGTCGTCGGAGCACGCGCACACGTTGATGTTGTCGCGCACGCTCATGTCGAGGAAGAGGCCGCGGCCCTTGCGATCCTCGGTCAGATACACGACGCCCGCGCGGATCGCGTCGAGCGGCGTCTTCAGCCGCACCGGCACGCCGTCGACGACCAGCTCGCCGCTGCTGCGCTCGTCCGCGCCGAAGATCAGGCGCGCCAGCTCCGTGCGCCCCGCGCCGACGAGGCCGGCGATGCCCAGCACCTCGCCCGCGTGCAGGTCGAAGCTGCAGCCGCGCACGCGCTTGCCGTCGCGCATGTCGCGCACCGCCATCACCACGGCGCCCGGCTCGTAGGGCTTGTGGTCCTTCTTGTAGAAGCCGGAGAGGTCGCGTCCGACCATCATCTGCACCAGCGCCTCGGCCGAGAGCGCGTCGCGGTCCAGCGTGCCGACGTAGCTGCCGTCGCGCAGCACCGACACGCGGTCGGAGAGCTCGTAGATCTCGGCCATGCGATGGCTCACGTACACGATCGCGAGCCCGTCCGCGCGCAGCTGGCGGATCAGCTCGAAGAGGCGGTCCGTCTCGCGCGACGACAGCGGCGTCGTCGGCTCGTCCATCACCAGGATGCGCGCGTCGGCGTGGATCGCGCGGGCGATCTCGACGAGCTGGCGCTCCGCGATCGACAGGTCGCTCACCAGCGTGCGCGGCCCGAAGGAGGCGCCCAGCCGTTCGAGGATGCCGGCGCAGCCCGCTTCCATCGCGTGGCGGTTGATGCGCCCGGCGCTGCGCAGCTCACGTCCGAGGTAGATGTTCTCCGCCACCGTCAGGCTCGCGCACAGCGTGAGTTCCTGGTAGATCACCGCGACGCCGAGCGCCTTGGCCGACAGCGGCCCATCGATGACCACAGGTGTGCCGTCGATGCGGATCTCGCCGCCTTCGTCTGCGGTATAGGCGCCGGAAAGAATCTTCATCAGCGTCGACTTGCCCGCGCCGTTCTCGCCCATCAGCGAATGCACCTCGCCGGGGTAGAGCGTCAGCGACACGTCGCGCAGCGCGCGCACGCCGGGGAAGGTCTTGGAGATGCCGCGCATCTCGAGCACGGGGCGAGGAGCGTGGGTCACTGAGTGGGTCACTGAGGTATCAGTCGGCATCGCGCATATCCTCGATCGAACGCGTCACGCTGCCGAGGATCTCGGCGCGCGGGGAGAAGCTGAAGAACATCGGCAGGCTCGCAGCACCCACGGCACCGGCGTCCGAGCCGAAGGAGCCGCGCACCAGTTCGGGTGCCTCGCGCGCCTCGGGCGCGTTGTCGGCCAGGGCCTTGGCGAGGCGGCGCTGCAAGAGGTCGATCAGGCCGCCATCGACGTCCGCGTCGAACACCACCACCGGCACGTCGAGCATGCACAACGCCGCACGCACGGCCGGGGCGAGGGCGTCGATGCAGTCCTCGATCCATTCCTCCACGGCGGGGTGATGGGCGCGGATGTGGCGCTCGAGATCCGCGTGGCTCTCGACCGTCGCGCCGCAGTAGCGCAGATGGCGGCCCAACGCGTTGAGCGAGGCGCGCGACAGCAGCATGTCCCACTTGTGCGCGGGCGCCTGCGCCGAGGCGAGGCCGCTCGGCGGCACGGGCATGACCGCGATGTCGCCGGCGTTGCCGGTGACGCCACGCAGGCAGTCGCCATTGAGCGCGACGCCGCAGCCGATCACCGGCCCCATGAAGAGATACAGGAAGTCGTCGAACTCGCGCCCGCAGCCGTAGAACAGTTCCGCAATCGCCGCCGCGTTGCCGTCGTTCTCGCTGAACACCGGTAGGCCAGTCGCCTCGCCCAGCTCGAAGGCGAAATCGACCTCGTCCCACGCACGGAAATCCTCGTTCGGCAGGTTCAGCTCGCGCAGCCAGGCGCCGAGGTTGAAGGGCTGGGCGACGCCGATCCCGGTCAGGCGCTCGCGCTCCTCGGGGGTGATCGCCTTCAGCACGTGCTCGATATCGGCCTGCACCAGCCTGAGCGTCTCGTCGGGCGAGGGCAGGATGCGGTCATGCACGCGGCGGGCGAGGATCTGGCCGCCGAAGTCGAGCAGCGCGGTCTCGATCGAATCGCGGTCGAGCCGCACGCCGATGCCGAAGGCGCCCTTCGGGTTCAGGTCGATCAACGTGGCGGGCTGGCCGCGCTGTCCCTCGGTGCGACGGCCCGTATACACGATCAGCTCGCTCGCCTCGAGCGACTGGATGATGCTGCCGATCGCCGTACTGGTCAGGTGGGTGCGGCGCGCGAGATCGGCCTTCGAGGCCTCCCCGGAACGGCGCAACACCTGCAGCAGCAGGCGTTCGTTGTAGCGCCGCAGCCGCACCGAGTTGCGGCCGCGCCCGATCTGGGCAGTTGCCATGCTCGTCTCCTTCGACCCCGCTCGTTGGCGGTGTTTATTAATAAATCAAGTTGGTTTATTAAATGTCGCGAGCTGCGCCTTGTCAAGAAAAATTGTCGATGGATGAGATCGCGTATGGCGCGACGGCGTCGGCGATCCGCGCCGATTCATTGTGGCGAGACGTGGCTCGAAGCCCGACGACCGGGACGTTCGGCCCACCCGGATACGGCCGCCCTAGCGTGTCACGGCGACCTCGTCGGTCATTTCATCGCGCCGCCGTGATTGATGCGGTCGACGCGGTGTCTCCCAAGGCGCATATTCCACGCATCGACCGCCCACCAGCCGGTCGATGCATGCGGGAGCAAGGTGTGGAGAGCGTTTATTGGAGCCGGTCGGTTCCCGAATTGCTGACCGGTCTCGAAAGCACGCGGGACGGACTCGGCGCCGACGAGGCCGCGCGGCGGCTGCGTCGGGTGGGCCTCAACACCGTGGAGGACCAGACCGAACTGTCCGCCCTGCGGCTGATGGGGCGCCAGTTCGAAAGTCCGCTCGTGCTGATCCTCGTGTTCGGTGCCTGTGTATCGTTGTGGCTGCGTGACTGGGCGGACGCGGCGATCATCCTTGCCATCGTCGCCGGCAGCGCGCTTCTCGGTTTCGTGCAGGAATATCGCGCCTCCGTCGCCATCGCCGCACTGCGCCGCCGCCTCGCGCTCACCGTACAGGTGCTGCGGGACGGGCAGGTCGTGACGATCGCCGCCAGCGCCGTGGTCCCCGGCGACGTCATCCGGCTCGCGGCCGGCAGCCTCGTGCCGGCGGACGGGGTGATCCTGAATGCGGTGGATTTCCTCGTTACCGAGGCAAGCCTCACCGGCGAGTCTTTCCCGGTGGAAAAGCGGGTGGGCGTGGTTCCCGCGGGAACGCCCCTTGCCGGACGCTCCAACACCGTGTTCCTCGGCACCTCGGTGCGCAGCGGCACGGCAACCGTCCTGGTGGTCAATACTGGCCGGCTCACGGAGTTCGGTGCCGTCGCGTCGCGCCTGAAGGCGCGCCAACCGGAAACCGAATTCGCGCGCGGCGTGCGCCAGTTCGGCTACCTGCTGGTGCGCATCATGATCGTCATGGTCGTGTTCGTGCTGATGGTGAACCAGGCGCTCGGCCGTCCGGTGATCGAGTCGCTGCTCTACGCGGTCGCGCTTGCCGTCGGGATATCGCCGGAACTGTTGCCCGCGATCGTCAGCGTCACCTTGTCGCACGGCGCGCGAACGCTCGCGCGGCGGGGTGTCATCGTGCGCCGGCTCGAGGCGATCGAGAATCTCGGCAGCATGGACGTGCTGTGCACCGACAAGACCGGCACGCTCACCGAAGGCTCGATCACCCTGCATTCGGCCGTCGATCCGGACACGGCCGAGTCCGGGCGGGTGCGCCGCCTCGCCTGCCTCAACGCCACGTTCGAGACCGGCATCGCCAATCCCCTCGATGCGGCCATCGTCGATGCCTGCACGCGCAGCGGATTCGACACCGCGGGCTGGGCCAAGATCGACGAGATTCCGTACGACTTCAGCCGCAAGCGGCTGACCATCGTCGTCGCCGAAGGTGGTGACGCGTCGGCTTTCCACCACATTGTCACCAAGGGCGCCTACGAGCAGATCCTGGAAGTGTGCGCCACAGTCCGCAGCGATGGCCGCGAACGCCCGCTCGACGGTGAGACGCGCGAACGGCTCGGCGCATACTTCCGCCGCTGCGGCGACGACGGCTACCGCATGCTGGCAGTCGCGAGCCGGCAGGTGGCGGCCAGGCCGAGCTACGGTCACGCGGACGAGCGCGACCTGTGCCTCGAGGGTTTCCTGCTGTTCTCCGATCCGCCCAAGGCCGACGCCGCGCATGCGATCGGCGAGTTGCGCCGGCTAGGCTGCCGCACCAAGATCATCAGCGGAGACAACCGCTACGTCACGGCGCATCTCGCGCGGAGCATCGGTCTGGACGCGACGGCACTGCTCACCGGCGAACAGATCGCGGCAATCAGCGACGAGTCGCTATGGCATCTGGCCGAGCGCACCGATCTGTTCGTCGAGGTCGATCCGCAACAGAAGGAGCGCATCGTGCGCGCCCTGCAGCGCACCGGCCACGCGGTCGGTTATCTGGGCGACGGCATCAACGACGCCGCGGCTCTCCATGCCGCGGATGTCGGCATCTCCGTGGAGGACGCGGTCGACGTGGCGCGCGACAGTGCCGACGTCGTCCTGCTCCGCAGCGACCTCGGCGTGTTGCGTACGGGCGTGGAGGAGGGGAGGCACACCTTCGCCAACACTCTGAAGTACATCTCGATCACGACGAGCGCGAATTTCGGCAACATGGTCAGCATGGCGCTGGCCACGCCGCTGCTGCCCTTCCTGCCGCTCGCCGCCAAGCAGATCCTGCTCAACAACTTCCTGTCGGACATCCCGTCCGTCGCGATCTCGACGGATCGCGTCGACCGTGACCACATCGCGCAAGTCCAGCGCTGGAACGTTGGCGAGGTGCGGCGCTTCATGATCGTGTTCGGGCTGATCAGCAGCGCCTTCGATCTCCTGACCTTCTTCGTCTTGCTGAAAGTGTTCGATGCCGACGAGGCAAGCTTCCAGACGGCATGGTTCGTCGTTTCGCTGCTCACCGAACTCGCCGTCGTGCTCGTGCTGCGCACTGCCCAGCCGATGTGGCGCAGCCGGCCCAGCATGTTGCTGCTCGGCTCCACCCTGATCGTCACAGTCGGCGCCATCGTCCTTCCCTACGTGCCCGGTCTCGCTCCCGCGTTCAATTTCGTCGCGTTGCCGCTGCCGCTGCTTACCGTGATCTTGCTGATCGTCGTCGGCTACGTCCTCTGCACCGAAGCAGGGAAAAGGCTCTTCTACCGGCGTCGGGCCAATCACTCCTGAGCGCTGCGCACGGGCCGGGCGCAGGGCATCCGCGAACCGTCTGAGGTGTCGAACGGGTTGGTGTCGTCGGCGTCACGCGGGCCATGACGCGCGGGTGTAGGATGATTCATGGCTCACGACGAAC
This genomic interval carries:
- a CDS encoding ABC transporter substrate-binding protein; translation: MFVRKALVAGVALACAAGIAQAREIKSVGVTVGSLGNPFFVTIAKGAEAKVKEMYPNAKVITASADYDLNKQFTQIDNFISAGVDLILLNAADAKAIEPAVKKAQKAGITVVAVDVAAAGADATVQTDNVQAGRLACEHIVKKLGGKGNVVIQNGPQVSAVVDRVKGCKEVLGAASGIKVLSDDQDGKGSREGGMNVMLGHLTRFQKLDAVFTINDPQAIGTDLAARQLKRKGIVITSVDGAPDIETALKNDTQVEASASQDPWLMAQQAVVIGNDILNGKKPASPMVLIPSTLVTRDTIGSYKGWSSPR
- a CDS encoding ABC transporter permease subunit; its protein translation is MSNTPATATTAPNSLAGSPRAPVQATPRERFQAVMRAVGMLPVLILLAAGFGILAEGFLTTQNLSIVAQQASINIVLAAGMTFVILTAGIDLSVGAILAAAAVVSVMASTLPGGGLLGVAAGLLVGLVFGLINGGLVAFAKLPPFIVTLGALTAVRGIARLLGDDQTVFNPDLPFAFIGNDNLLGVPWLVWIAVAVIVGSWFILRRTVLGLHIYSVGSNPEAARLSGIKVWKVLLFVYAMSGLLAGLGAVMTSARLLAANGLQLGQSYELDAIAAVILGGTSFVGGVGSIVGTLIGALIIAVLTNGLVLLGVSDIWQYIIKGLVIIGAVALDRYRQSGART
- a CDS encoding ROK family transcriptional regulator, translated to MATAQIGRGRNSVRLRRYNERLLLQVLRRSGEASKADLARRTHLTSTAIGSIIQSLEASELIVYTGRRTEGQRGQPATLIDLNPKGAFGIGVRLDRDSIETALLDFGGQILARRVHDRILPSPDETLRLVQADIEHVLKAITPEERERLTGIGVAQPFNLGAWLRELNLPNEDFRAWDEVDFAFELGEATGLPVFSENDGNAAAIAELFYGCGREFDDFLYLFMGPVIGCGVALNGDCLRGVTGNAGDIAVMPVPPSGLASAQAPAHKWDMLLSRASLNALGRHLRYCGATVESHADLERHIRAHHPAVEEWIEDCIDALAPAVRAALCMLDVPVVVFDADVDGGLIDLLQRRLAKALADNAPEAREAPELVRGSFGSDAGAVGAASLPMFFSFSPRAEILGSVTRSIEDMRDAD
- a CDS encoding carbohydrate kinase family protein; its protein translation is MFLVCGEALFDVFIGSETDNALHLDARPGGSPFNVAIGLARLGQPVAFLSGLAKDMLGDRLARVLTREGVDTRPCPRFDAPTTLGMIELDAAGVPHYAFYGNGAADRLLSAAQLPELAPEVAAIHLGSYATVVEPVASALETLVRRERDRRLVAYDPNVRLNVEPSLERWRERADTLAGLAHLVKISDEDVRLLYGETDEAALARRWLAAGARLVVVTRGADGASAWNANGRANVAAPRITTVDTVGAGDTFQSSMLTYLAETGRLNPDALTAMDAHELARLLTFAARAAAITCSRRGADMPRRAELATS
- a CDS encoding sugar ABC transporter ATP-binding protein, translating into MPTDTSVTHSVTHAPRPVLEMRGISKTFPGVRALRDVSLTLYPGEVHSLMGENGAGKSTLMKILSGAYTADEGGEIRIDGTPVVIDGPLSAKALGVAVIYQELTLCASLTVAENIYLGRELRSAGRINRHAMEAGCAGILERLGASFGPRTLVSDLSIAERQLVEIARAIHADARILVMDEPTTPLSSRETDRLFELIRQLRADGLAIVYVSHRMAEIYELSDRVSVLRDGSYVGTLDRDALSAEALVQMMVGRDLSGFYKKDHKPYEPGAVVMAVRDMRDGKRVRGCSFDLHAGEVLGIAGLVGAGRTELARLIFGADERSSGELVVDGVPVRLKTPLDAIRAGVVYLTEDRKGRGLFLDMSVRDNINVCACSDDARTGGVLNLAKARERAKAAIRDLAIRVPNSRVNVGALSGGNQQKVLLSRLLEIKPRVLILDEPTRGVDIGAKSEIYRIINDLANRGVGVIVISSELPEVVGTADRVLVMREGEVVGELGGYSGAPITQEAIIELATGATPQTLPQAA
- the mgtA gene encoding magnesium-translocating P-type ATPase, with the translated sequence MESVYWSRSVPELLTGLESTRDGLGADEAARRLRRVGLNTVEDQTELSALRLMGRQFESPLVLILVFGACVSLWLRDWADAAIILAIVAGSALLGFVQEYRASVAIAALRRRLALTVQVLRDGQVVTIAASAVVPGDVIRLAAGSLVPADGVILNAVDFLVTEASLTGESFPVEKRVGVVPAGTPLAGRSNTVFLGTSVRSGTATVLVVNTGRLTEFGAVASRLKARQPETEFARGVRQFGYLLVRIMIVMVVFVLMVNQALGRPVIESLLYAVALAVGISPELLPAIVSVTLSHGARTLARRGVIVRRLEAIENLGSMDVLCTDKTGTLTEGSITLHSAVDPDTAESGRVRRLACLNATFETGIANPLDAAIVDACTRSGFDTAGWAKIDEIPYDFSRKRLTIVVAEGGDASAFHHIVTKGAYEQILEVCATVRSDGRERPLDGETRERLGAYFRRCGDDGYRMLAVASRQVAARPSYGHADERDLCLEGFLLFSDPPKADAAHAIGELRRLGCRTKIISGDNRYVTAHLARSIGLDATALLTGEQIAAISDESLWHLAERTDLFVEVDPQQKERIVRALQRTGHAVGYLGDGINDAAALHAADVGISVEDAVDVARDSADVVLLRSDLGVLRTGVEEGRHTFANTLKYISITTSANFGNMVSMALATPLLPFLPLAAKQILLNNFLSDIPSVAISTDRVDRDHIAQVQRWNVGEVRRFMIVFGLISSAFDLLTFFVLLKVFDADEASFQTAWFVVSLLTELAVVLVLRTAQPMWRSRPSMLLLGSTLIVTVGAIVLPYVPGLAPAFNFVALPLPLLTVILLIVVGYVLCTEAGKRLFYRRRANHS